A window of Paraburkholderia bryophila contains these coding sequences:
- a CDS encoding LysR family transcriptional regulator, producing the protein MELNDLSAFVSVARAGGFRDAARIGGVSASSLSIAVRRLEAKLGLRLLNRTTRSVAPTEAGLRLIEKLTPLFTEMEAALDVLNGFRDKPTGTLKLNVPSSAARITLPTVIVPFLKAYPDIRVEVVVEDGFVDLLSIGCDAGIRYDERLEQDMIAVPIGPRVQRFATAAAPAYLDEHGRPEHPRELLAHACLRGQFAGGAIPMWHFERDGEALQLNPTGPLLVRPGAALDLAISAAVAGVGVIHLFEDWLRPQLDSGALEPILESWWPSFSGPFLYYPGHRHVPAPLRVFVDFVKAGHGE; encoded by the coding sequence ATGGAATTAAATGATCTTTCCGCTTTCGTTTCCGTCGCGCGGGCCGGCGGCTTTCGCGACGCGGCGCGCATCGGCGGCGTGTCCGCGTCGAGTCTCAGCATTGCCGTGCGCCGTCTCGAAGCGAAGCTCGGCTTGCGTCTGCTCAACCGCACCACGCGCAGCGTGGCGCCGACCGAAGCCGGTCTACGTCTGATCGAAAAGCTGACGCCGCTGTTCACCGAAATGGAAGCCGCGCTCGACGTGCTGAACGGCTTTCGCGACAAGCCGACCGGCACGCTCAAGCTGAACGTGCCGTCCAGCGCCGCGCGCATCACGCTGCCCACGGTGATCGTGCCCTTCCTCAAGGCGTACCCCGACATTCGCGTCGAGGTCGTGGTGGAGGACGGGTTCGTCGACCTGCTGTCGATTGGTTGCGACGCGGGCATTCGCTACGACGAGCGGCTCGAACAGGACATGATCGCCGTGCCGATCGGGCCGCGCGTGCAACGCTTCGCGACCGCCGCCGCGCCCGCTTATCTCGACGAACACGGCCGTCCCGAGCACCCGCGCGAATTGCTCGCGCATGCTTGCCTGCGCGGCCAATTCGCCGGCGGCGCGATTCCGATGTGGCATTTCGAGCGCGACGGCGAAGCGCTGCAGTTGAATCCGACCGGGCCGCTGCTCGTGCGTCCGGGCGCGGCGCTCGATCTGGCGATCAGCGCAGCGGTCGCCGGCGTGGGCGTAATTCATCTGTTCGAAGACTGGCTGCGTCCTCAGCTTGACAGCGGTGCGTTGGAGCCGATTCTGGAGTCGTGGTGGCCAAGCTTTTCGGGGCCGTTTCTCTACTATCCGGGGCACCGGCATGTGCCCGCGCCGCTACGCGTGTTTGTCGATTTTGTGAAGGCGGGTCACGGGGAGTGA
- a CDS encoding patatin-like phospholipase family protein produces MNRVLASHRRRPQAAPDTRHWPIALHLRCTAAVLLACGIAAFSQRAQAADSACQAEAGPPGRQSVGLVLSGGGARGYAHLGVLKVLEENRIPVDCIAATSMGSVVGGLYASGMTAQDMQNRLAGINLADIAFDVTDRADLPQSRREDERLYVNSLALGYGANGFRLPVGLVQGNRLQALLQDWTSAVPGNVSFDRLPIPYRAIATDLRTGEKVVLDHGSLPQAIRASMALPGLFAPADIDGRTLVDGGIVSNLPIETARDMGANVVIAVDIGSPLRPLDALASPADVMQQMIGILIHQNVARQREQLQPEDVLIQPALGSLSFTDFANASQAIAAGAAATRAVLPQLQHLALSPADYAAWRARHGTPVVHPVRITQIEIDSRGTVPQSRIRNALHVKPGDVYDPVALNKNLLALTTAGDFDSVSQQLIDDGDQHTLVVNAHEKMWGPNFLLFGLGLSSSSTDEGGFRLHLGYRRPWLTESGLEGRVDTTLGSDLLNFHAELRQPLSSSFGYYVAPYLEFQRRYANLYDDPGNVKVTQYRLQTERAGLDFGLPLARLGDFRVGIAYAHGYATPEYNLPLDDSVSNSPLLFPDIYGRQLSVRARLVIDQLDDPLFARKGYFGELRAERSLFAGDNSFTEVYGKTIVAASYGRHSINASIEAGNDFGGTNLTNPFGFTLGGFQHLSAYAADQLSGNSMAYAQVTYMNQLATFNASPIRGLFAGFSVEAGNVWNRDSDFGSGSLKRSVTFFTALTSSFGPIYLGVAFAPGGRSNFYFQLGHTY; encoded by the coding sequence ATGAACCGAGTGTTGGCCAGCCACCGACGACGACCACAAGCAGCGCCTGACACGCGTCACTGGCCTATCGCTCTTCATTTACGCTGCACTGCCGCCGTGTTGCTGGCGTGCGGGATCGCCGCTTTCAGCCAGCGCGCGCAGGCCGCCGACTCCGCCTGCCAGGCCGAAGCCGGGCCGCCGGGCCGTCAGTCCGTCGGACTCGTGCTGTCCGGCGGCGGCGCACGCGGCTACGCGCACCTCGGCGTGCTGAAGGTGCTGGAAGAAAATCGCATTCCGGTCGACTGCATCGCCGCGACCAGTATGGGCTCAGTGGTCGGCGGCCTGTACGCGAGCGGGATGACCGCGCAGGACATGCAAAACCGCCTCGCGGGCATCAACCTCGCGGACATCGCGTTCGACGTCACCGACCGCGCCGATCTCCCGCAATCGCGTCGCGAAGACGAGCGGCTGTATGTGAACAGCCTCGCGCTCGGCTACGGCGCGAACGGATTCCGGCTGCCGGTCGGGCTCGTGCAGGGCAACCGGTTGCAGGCGCTGTTGCAGGACTGGACCTCGGCGGTGCCGGGCAATGTCTCGTTCGACCGCCTGCCGATCCCCTATCGCGCGATCGCCACCGACCTGCGCACCGGCGAAAAAGTCGTGCTCGACCACGGTTCGCTGCCGCAGGCGATTCGCGCCAGCATGGCGCTGCCCGGTCTGTTCGCCCCCGCCGATATCGACGGACGCACGCTGGTGGACGGCGGCATCGTCAGTAATCTGCCGATCGAAACGGCGCGCGACATGGGCGCCAATGTGGTGATCGCGGTCGACATCGGCTCGCCGCTGCGGCCGCTCGACGCACTGGCGTCGCCCGCCGACGTGATGCAGCAGATGATCGGCATTCTGATTCACCAGAACGTCGCACGGCAGCGCGAGCAGTTGCAACCTGAAGACGTGTTGATCCAGCCGGCGCTGGGTTCGCTGAGCTTCACCGATTTCGCCAACGCGAGCCAGGCGATCGCGGCAGGCGCCGCCGCCACGCGCGCGGTGCTGCCGCAGCTCCAGCACCTCGCGCTGTCGCCGGCCGACTACGCCGCGTGGCGCGCCCGCCATGGCACGCCCGTCGTGCACCCGGTGCGGATCACGCAGATCGAGATCGACTCGCGCGGCACGGTGCCGCAGTCACGCATTCGCAACGCGCTGCACGTCAAACCCGGCGACGTCTACGATCCCGTCGCGCTCAACAAGAATCTGCTCGCGCTCACCACCGCCGGCGACTTCGACAGCGTGAGCCAGCAACTCATCGACGACGGCGACCAGCACACCCTCGTGGTCAACGCGCACGAGAAAATGTGGGGGCCGAATTTCCTGCTGTTCGGGCTGGGCCTGTCGAGCAGTTCGACGGACGAAGGCGGCTTCCGGCTGCATCTGGGTTATCGCCGTCCATGGCTGACGGAGTCCGGACTCGAAGGACGCGTGGACACCACCCTCGGCAGCGATCTGCTCAACTTTCACGCGGAGCTGCGGCAGCCGCTATCGAGTTCGTTCGGCTACTACGTCGCGCCGTATCTGGAGTTCCAACGCCGCTACGCGAACCTCTACGACGACCCGGGCAATGTCAAGGTCACGCAATACCGCTTGCAAACCGAGCGCGCGGGTCTCGATTTCGGTCTGCCGCTCGCGCGTCTGGGCGACTTCCGGGTCGGCATCGCGTACGCGCACGGGTATGCCACGCCTGAATACAATCTGCCGCTCGACGACAGCGTGTCCAATTCACCGCTGTTGTTCCCCGACATCTACGGCCGGCAGCTCAGCGTACGCGCGCGCCTCGTGATCGATCAGCTCGACGATCCGCTGTTCGCGCGCAAGGGCTATTTCGGCGAATTGCGCGCCGAGCGCTCGCTGTTCGCGGGCGACAACAGTTTCACCGAGGTGTACGGCAAGACCATCGTCGCGGCGAGCTATGGACGCCACAGCATCAACGCGAGTATCGAGGCGGGCAACGATTTCGGCGGCACCAATCTGACCAATCCGTTCGGCTTCACGTTGGGCGGCTTCCAGCATCTGTCGGCCTATGCCGCCGATCAGCTATCCGGCAACTCGATGGCGTACGCCCAGGTCACGTACATGAACCAGCTCGCCACCTTCAATGCGTCGCCGATTCGCGGCCTGTTTGCGGGATTCAGCGTCGAAGCCGGCAACGTGTGGAATCGCGACTCCGATTTCGGCAGCGGATCGCTGAAACGCAGCGTGACGTTTTTCACCGCGCTGACCAGTTCGTTCGGACCGATCTATCTGGGCGTCGCGTTCGCGCCGGGTGGCCGCAGCAACTTCTATTTCCAGCTGGGCCACACGTATTGA
- a CDS encoding acyltransferase family protein — MAVGSNQSGGGFPALTSIRFIAAFAVVISHFSERNLLPLPAALFNFIDGGRSAVSLFFVLSGFILTFTYRDKLAHGGVRSFYEARVARIYPMILLGLLMCVPVVIYLVLNDNPQLMLEWYALKGAIYPALLVSLIAQLLLLNGWLPFSAINQPWNGPSDSVSCEAFFYLLFPFLLCRTATMSVARIGLMALATWLVTGVWIALLKGFVPLSRSAAMIYAMPVTRLAEFVMGIAVAICYLRLGASGRSQHGRGIVLIGVALSAIFILSVWRPIWPAFYVESPFYAALILGLALLERPVLGLLSWRPLVRLGEASYSLYLTHLPLALWSVMLGFGPSNGWIMIPVSVLISLLCFRFYEEPMRRKIKARFAGQKIARLPAAEPGQTAV; from the coding sequence ATGGCGGTGGGCTCAAACCAGTCGGGCGGTGGGTTTCCCGCGTTGACCAGTATCCGGTTCATTGCCGCTTTCGCGGTCGTCATCTCTCACTTCTCGGAACGCAACCTGTTGCCATTGCCGGCTGCATTGTTCAATTTCATCGACGGCGGCCGCTCGGCCGTGTCGCTGTTCTTCGTGCTGTCCGGTTTCATTCTGACCTTCACGTATCGCGACAAACTGGCCCACGGCGGCGTGCGCTCGTTTTACGAGGCACGTGTCGCGCGCATTTATCCGATGATCCTGCTCGGCCTGCTGATGTGCGTGCCGGTCGTGATCTACCTCGTGCTTAATGACAACCCGCAACTGATGCTGGAGTGGTACGCGCTGAAGGGCGCGATCTACCCGGCGCTTCTCGTCAGCCTGATCGCCCAGTTGCTGCTGCTCAATGGCTGGCTGCCGTTTTCGGCCATCAATCAGCCATGGAACGGACCCTCGGATAGCGTTTCCTGCGAGGCGTTCTTCTATCTTCTGTTTCCGTTTCTACTTTGCCGCACGGCCACGATGAGCGTCGCGCGAATCGGCTTGATGGCCCTCGCGACGTGGCTCGTGACCGGTGTATGGATTGCGTTGCTGAAAGGCTTCGTGCCGCTGTCGCGCAGCGCCGCCATGATTTACGCGATGCCGGTCACGCGGCTCGCCGAGTTCGTGATGGGTATTGCGGTGGCGATCTGCTATCTGCGTCTTGGAGCGAGCGGCAGGTCGCAGCATGGTAGAGGCATCGTGCTGATCGGCGTGGCGTTGAGTGCGATCTTCATACTCAGTGTGTGGCGGCCGATCTGGCCGGCCTTCTATGTGGAGTCGCCGTTTTACGCCGCGTTGATACTGGGACTCGCGTTGCTGGAGCGCCCCGTGTTGGGCTTGTTGAGCTGGCGACCGCTGGTGCGATTGGGGGAGGCGAGTTATTCGTTGTACCTCACGCATCTGCCGCTGGCGCTCTGGTCGGTGATGCTGGGTTTCGGGCCGTCGAACGGCTGGATCATGATTCCCGTGAGCGTGCTGATCAGTCTGCTGTGCTTCCGCTTCTATGAGGAGCCGATGCGTCGGAAGATCAAGGCGCGCTTTGCGGGTCAGAAGATCGCTCGACTGCCTGCGGCGGAGCCGGGGCAGACCGCGGTTTAG
- a CDS encoding 2-oxoglutarate dehydrogenase — protein MSLFTQLRRLSPLLAIAGLIGSAHALPPQAVAPATPPSGARGVDGPFFPQNRAAPVAPSTGTALQQEAQQRLEARLGANSALSNGAAVTKTQAQTQGLGFVAKHFDQIDSSHKGSVTLSDVKQYLQQQGR, from the coding sequence ATGTCTCTTTTCACTCAGTTGCGACGTCTCTCTCCGTTGCTCGCGATCGCCGGCTTGATCGGCAGTGCGCATGCGTTACCGCCGCAAGCGGTGGCGCCCGCGACGCCGCCGAGCGGCGCGCGTGGCGTCGACGGTCCGTTCTTTCCGCAGAATCGCGCGGCGCCGGTCGCGCCGTCGACCGGGACCGCGCTGCAGCAAGAAGCCCAGCAGCGACTCGAAGCGCGCCTCGGGGCCAACTCGGCGCTGAGCAATGGCGCGGCAGTCACGAAGACGCAGGCGCAAACCCAAGGGCTGGGTTTTGTCGCCAAGCACTTCGATCAGATCGACAGCAGCCATAAAGGCAGCGTGACGCTGAGCGACGTGAAGCAGTATCTGCAGCAGCAGGGACGTTAA
- a CDS encoding carboxymuconolactone decarboxylase family protein: MANEPNTARKAFGDIAPALADYTDKVLFGEVWQRPGLSPRDRSLVTVAGLVAMYRSNELPFHLGKALDNGVSRDELIELITHLAFYSGWPTASTALGIARQVFAGRDA; this comes from the coding sequence ATGGCGAACGAACCCAACACCGCGCGCAAAGCGTTCGGCGATATCGCCCCCGCGCTGGCGGACTACACCGACAAAGTGCTGTTCGGCGAGGTCTGGCAACGGCCGGGGCTGTCGCCGCGCGATCGCAGTCTCGTCACCGTGGCCGGCCTCGTGGCGATGTATCGCAGCAACGAACTGCCGTTTCATCTCGGCAAGGCACTCGACAACGGCGTGTCGCGCGACGAGCTGATCGAGTTGATCACGCACCTCGCGTTCTATTCGGGGTGGCCGACCGCCAGCACGGCGCTCGGCATCGCGCGACAGGTTTTCGCGGGCCGCGACGCCTGA
- a CDS encoding response regulator — protein MHSILLVDDEPEILAAWRLILENEGYEVGCASNGVEAVARVALAMPGTPDLIITDWMMPLMDGAELCRRLRAMPELANVPILVHTAVPPSSDGRDKHWDACLRKPVGADLFLTTVAQLCKQRH, from the coding sequence ATGCATTCAATCCTGTTGGTGGACGACGAGCCGGAAATTCTGGCGGCGTGGCGCCTGATTCTTGAAAACGAAGGTTACGAAGTCGGTTGCGCGAGCAACGGAGTCGAGGCGGTCGCGCGCGTGGCATTGGCGATGCCCGGCACGCCCGATCTGATCATTACCGACTGGATGATGCCGCTGATGGACGGCGCGGAACTCTGCCGCCGCCTGCGCGCGATGCCGGAACTCGCCAACGTGCCGATTCTGGTCCACACGGCCGTGCCGCCGTCTTCCGACGGGCGCGACAAACACTGGGACGCGTGCCTGAGAAAGCCGGTCGGCGCGGATCTGTTTTTGACCACCGTGGCGCAGCTTTGCAAGCAGCGGCATTGA
- a CDS encoding S10 family serine carboxypeptidase-like protein has product MKRHERLRGNSPLRQRKLPAIGTLAVAITLLGGCGGGDGSSSNGAAVSMQQTPASQQLNAKAAAQSQASSANQTYIDPVAYSLNATDGLTPSQVSEKAAVMHYQWTQGKAPVNYTTTTGHLTAADANGNPEASMSYVAYTAPSTNGAPRPVTFVYNGGPGSSSIWLRLGSFAPTRVSTPDPVFGNWPNYPLVDNKDSLIDTTDMVFIDPPGTGLSEAVLPNTNQKYWTTDADVDIMRDFIQRYLTVNNRSTSPLYLYGESYGTPRTDMLALALESSGVHLTGIVLQSAILNYFADAIEAVAITNSTSALALDTDTLAGYFPGYAAVAAYYNQASPAPLNPGLYALQTSLFVTAEYSKLRRYSQTWVLSQLGIPNALGKPVVPNDKTVQGWTIPSGLTTQALQGYFSVNSFSTSLLPGTTIGRYDGRVSLPNSDPRLASDGDPSDILISQPFTNALATQMPDYLGYTAPNATYMPLNDAIIQVWNFSHDGQAMPDTIPDLLGALTLNPKLKVLSENGFHDLATPFFNTEKQLARLQTVPGINPDLQVNFFPGGHMIYLDDTARPAMKRDLVRFYRGTPMPDALALWTLPAPWRDESAASEPTATATASTQLPSP; this is encoded by the coding sequence ATGAAACGACACGAGCGTCTTAGAGGCAACTCCCCTCTACGCCAGCGCAAGCTGCCGGCCATAGGGACTTTAGCGGTTGCGATCACGCTTCTCGGCGGCTGCGGCGGCGGCGACGGCAGTTCGTCGAACGGCGCGGCGGTCAGCATGCAGCAAACCCCCGCAAGCCAGCAGCTCAATGCCAAGGCTGCCGCGCAGTCGCAAGCGTCGTCGGCCAATCAGACCTATATCGATCCGGTCGCCTATTCGTTGAACGCCACGGACGGTCTCACGCCCTCGCAGGTGTCCGAAAAGGCCGCGGTGATGCATTACCAGTGGACCCAGGGCAAGGCGCCGGTCAACTACACGACGACCACCGGCCACCTGACGGCCGCCGACGCGAACGGCAACCCCGAAGCCTCGATGTCCTACGTGGCCTACACCGCGCCGAGCACGAACGGCGCGCCGCGCCCGGTCACGTTCGTCTACAACGGCGGCCCGGGTTCGTCGTCGATCTGGTTGCGGCTCGGCTCGTTCGCGCCGACGCGCGTGTCGACGCCCGACCCGGTGTTCGGCAACTGGCCGAACTACCCGCTCGTCGATAACAAGGACAGCCTGATCGACACGACGGACATGGTCTTCATCGACCCGCCGGGCACCGGCCTCTCCGAAGCGGTGTTGCCGAATACGAACCAGAAGTACTGGACGACCGACGCCGACGTCGACATCATGCGCGACTTCATTCAGCGCTATCTGACGGTCAACAATCGCAGCACCTCGCCGCTCTATCTGTACGGCGAATCGTATGGGACGCCGCGGACCGACATGCTGGCGCTCGCGCTGGAATCGTCGGGCGTGCATCTGACCGGTATCGTGCTGCAGTCCGCGATTCTCAACTATTTCGCGGATGCGATCGAAGCCGTCGCCATCACCAATTCGACCAGCGCGCTCGCGTTGGATACGGATACGCTGGCGGGCTATTTCCCGGGCTACGCGGCGGTTGCGGCGTACTACAACCAGGCGTCGCCGGCGCCGCTCAATCCGGGTCTTTACGCGCTGCAAACCAGCCTGTTCGTCACCGCCGAGTACAGCAAGCTCAGGCGCTACTCGCAGACGTGGGTGCTCAGTCAGCTGGGCATACCGAACGCGCTCGGCAAGCCCGTGGTGCCGAACGACAAGACGGTGCAGGGCTGGACCATTCCGTCCGGTTTGACGACGCAGGCGCTGCAAGGCTACTTCAGCGTCAACAGCTTCTCGACGAGCCTGCTGCCCGGCACGACGATTGGCCGCTATGACGGACGCGTGTCGTTGCCGAACTCGGATCCGCGTCTGGCGAGCGACGGCGACCCGTCCGACATTCTGATCTCGCAGCCGTTCACCAACGCGCTGGCGACCCAGATGCCGGACTACCTCGGCTACACAGCGCCGAACGCGACCTATATGCCGCTGAACGACGCCATCATCCAGGTGTGGAATTTCTCGCACGACGGCCAGGCGATGCCCGACACGATCCCCGATCTGCTCGGCGCGCTGACGCTCAATCCGAAGCTGAAGGTGTTGTCGGAAAACGGCTTCCACGATCTGGCCACACCGTTCTTCAATACCGAGAAACAGTTGGCGCGACTGCAGACTGTGCCGGGCATCAATCCGGACTTGCAGGTCAACTTCTTCCCGGGCGGCCACATGATTTATCTGGACGACACCGCCCGTCCGGCGATGAAGCGCGATCTGGTGCGCTTCTACCGCGGCACGCCGATGCCCGACGCGCTCGCGCTGTGGACGCTGCCGGCCCCGTGGCGCGACGAAAGTGCCGCCAGCGAGCCGACCGCCACCGCCACCGCTTCCACGCAACTGCCGTCGCCTTGA
- a CDS encoding LysR family transcriptional regulator, producing the protein MARDNLNDLLAFIAVARERSFTKAAAKLGVSQSALSHTIRGLETRLGLRLLTRTTRSVSPTPAGERLLSTVGPRFDEIDEELAALGELRDKPAGTIRITTDEHAANTILQPRLAQLLPDYPDIKIELVVDFGLTDIVAQRYDVGIRLGDQVAKDMIAVRIAPDMRMAVVGAPTYFAKHARPKTPQDLTEHNCINLRLPTYGGLYAWEFEKAGHKLKVRVEGQLTCNGTQQMLNAALTGCGLAYVPEELVRPQVAEGRLKAVLKDWCPTFPGYHLYYPSRRQSSRALAVLVDTLRYRP; encoded by the coding sequence ATGGCACGCGACAATCTGAACGACCTGCTGGCTTTTATCGCAGTCGCCCGCGAGCGCAGCTTCACCAAAGCGGCGGCCAAGCTCGGCGTATCGCAATCGGCGCTGAGCCACACGATTCGCGGCCTCGAAACGCGACTCGGTCTGCGCCTGCTCACCCGTACAACGCGCAGCGTGTCGCCCACGCCGGCCGGCGAGCGGTTGCTGAGCACGGTGGGCCCGCGCTTCGACGAAATCGACGAGGAACTCGCGGCGCTAGGCGAATTGCGCGACAAACCGGCCGGCACGATCCGCATCACGACCGACGAACATGCGGCGAACACGATTCTTCAACCCAGGCTCGCGCAACTGCTGCCCGACTATCCGGACATCAAGATCGAACTGGTGGTGGATTTCGGGCTGACCGATATCGTCGCGCAACGTTACGACGTGGGTATCCGTCTCGGCGACCAGGTGGCTAAAGACATGATCGCGGTCCGCATTGCGCCGGACATGCGCATGGCGGTGGTCGGCGCGCCCACCTACTTCGCGAAGCACGCGCGGCCGAAGACGCCGCAGGATCTGACCGAGCACAACTGCATCAACCTGCGGCTGCCGACCTACGGGGGTTTGTACGCGTGGGAATTCGAAAAGGCCGGGCACAAACTGAAGGTGCGCGTCGAGGGGCAATTGACGTGCAACGGCACACAGCAGATGCTCAACGCGGCGCTGACGGGCTGCGGTCTTGCGTATGTGCCCGAGGAACTGGTGCGTCCGCAGGTCGCCGAGGGGCGGCTGAAAGCGGTGCTGAAGGACTGGTGCCCGACGTTCCCCGGTTATCACCTGTACTACCCGAGCCGCCGACAGTCGTCGCGCGCGCTCGCGGTATTGGTCGATACGTTGCGTTACCGGCCTTAG
- a CDS encoding aldo/keto reductase family oxidoreductase has translation MSDLKTTDTFPLAGRSVRRMGYGAMQLAGPGVFGPPKDREAAVAVLREALAAGVNHIDTSDFYGPHVTNQIIREALHPYPDDLVIVTKLGAVRDDKGGWLPAMEPQAIERGLHDNLRNLGLDAMEIVNLRIMGSIHAPSEGSIEKEVTALAELQQRGLVRHIGLSNVTSAQIAEAQRITEVVCVQNHYNLVHRHDDALIDELAAQGIAYVPFFPLGGFTPIQSSALSDLANALGATPMQVALAWLLQRAPNILLIPGTSSLQHLRENLQAAHLTLSDEVRAELDAIGRVNGAA, from the coding sequence ATGTCCGACCTCAAGACTACCGACACTTTCCCGCTAGCCGGACGTTCCGTGCGGCGCATGGGCTACGGCGCGATGCAACTGGCCGGTCCCGGCGTATTCGGGCCGCCGAAGGATCGTGAGGCTGCCGTCGCGGTGCTGCGCGAGGCGCTGGCCGCAGGCGTCAATCACATCGATACGAGCGACTTTTACGGGCCGCACGTCACCAACCAGATCATTCGCGAAGCGCTGCATCCTTATCCGGACGATCTGGTGATCGTCACCAAGCTCGGCGCGGTGCGCGACGACAAGGGCGGCTGGTTGCCGGCGATGGAGCCGCAAGCGATCGAGCGCGGTCTGCACGACAACCTGCGCAATCTCGGGCTCGACGCAATGGAGATCGTCAACCTGCGCATCATGGGTAGCATTCATGCGCCTTCCGAAGGCTCGATCGAGAAAGAGGTCACGGCGCTGGCCGAGCTGCAGCAGCGCGGCCTGGTTCGCCATATCGGTTTGAGCAACGTGACGTCGGCGCAGATTGCCGAGGCGCAGCGCATTACCGAAGTGGTCTGCGTGCAGAACCACTACAACCTGGTGCATCGCCACGACGACGCCCTGATCGACGAGCTGGCGGCGCAGGGTATCGCTTATGTGCCGTTTTTCCCGCTGGGCGGCTTTACGCCGATTCAGTCGTCGGCGCTGTCGGACCTCGCGAATGCTTTGGGCGCGACGCCGATGCAGGTCGCGCTGGCCTGGCTGTTGCAGCGCGCGCCGAACATTCTGCTGATTCCCGGCACGTCGAGCCTTCAGCATTTGCGCGAGAACCTGCAGGCCGCGCATTTGACGCTGAGCGATGAGGTTCGCGCCGAGCTCGATGCGATCGGCCGCGTGAACGGCGCAGCGTAA
- a CDS encoding sensor histidine kinase codes for MAETLVSPLRNFADFVRTERTRFTEQWMKAVFGDVELVEADKLTYQQLADHLPDILDGLCIALDIEDLELVESSIESDARKHGMVRWRQGYRIEELVRELDLFHQVLADALDEFAERDSAFTRRHERRARRLIAEALSVVTLTSIKQVVSERDRKIDEYTGRLERANHELTLKQRLVGDLYESRMQITRSVVHDLRNFLNAFSIALQLISRAPAKAETALTLANRQAADMKQLVDQMVEYSVVLGDGAPLTLETVELRALFDELEAASRPSIEAKGLKLRTAFDPALPAITSNRLKLKQIAVNLLSNATKYTKSGEIEFSFAMADADHWSIRVSDTGEGIAPADADRVFDEFERAAGDDIPGTGLGLAIVKELCRVLDGQIDFVSREGVGTTFNIRFPLVLEEPQ; via the coding sequence ATGGCCGAAACCCTCGTTAGCCCGCTGCGCAATTTCGCCGACTTCGTTCGCACCGAACGAACCCGCTTCACCGAGCAATGGATGAAAGCCGTATTCGGCGACGTCGAACTCGTCGAGGCAGACAAGCTTACTTACCAGCAACTCGCCGACCATCTGCCGGACATTCTCGACGGACTCTGCATCGCGCTCGACATCGAAGACCTCGAACTCGTCGAGTCGAGCATTGAAAGCGACGCGAGAAAACACGGCATGGTGCGCTGGCGCCAGGGTTACCGGATCGAAGAACTGGTGCGCGAACTCGATCTGTTTCATCAGGTGCTTGCCGACGCGCTGGACGAATTCGCCGAACGCGACAGCGCCTTCACGCGCCGCCACGAACGCCGCGCGCGACGTCTGATCGCCGAGGCGCTCAGCGTGGTTACGCTCACGTCGATCAAGCAGGTGGTCAGCGAACGCGACCGCAAGATCGACGAGTACACCGGCAGGCTCGAACGCGCCAACCACGAACTCACGCTGAAACAGCGGCTCGTGGGCGATCTGTACGAGTCGCGGATGCAGATCACCCGCAGCGTGGTGCACGATCTGCGCAACTTTCTGAACGCGTTTTCCATCGCGCTGCAATTGATCTCGCGCGCGCCCGCCAAGGCCGAGACCGCGTTGACGCTGGCGAACCGGCAAGCCGCCGACATGAAGCAACTGGTCGATCAGATGGTCGAGTATTCGGTCGTGCTCGGCGACGGCGCGCCGCTCACGCTCGAAACGGTCGAACTGCGCGCGCTCTTCGACGAACTCGAAGCCGCCTCGCGTCCGTCGATCGAAGCCAAAGGACTGAAGCTGCGCACGGCCTTCGATCCGGCGTTGCCCGCGATCACATCCAATCGGCTGAAGCTGAAACAGATCGCGGTCAATCTGTTGTCCAACGCGACCAAGTACACGAAGTCCGGCGAAATCGAATTCAGTTTCGCGATGGCCGATGCGGACCACTGGTCGATCCGTGTCTCGGATACCGGCGAAGGCATTGCGCCCGCGGATGCGGACCGCGTGTTCGACGAATTCGAACGCGCCGCGGGCGACGATATTCCCGGCACGGGTCTCGGCCTCGCGATCGTCAAGGAACTGTGCCGTGTGCTGGATGGGCAGATCGATTTCGTATCGCGCGAGGGGGTGGGCACCACGTTCAATATCCGCTTTCCGCTGGTGCTCGAGGAACCGCAATAG